A window of the Lactuca sativa cultivar Salinas chromosome 5, Lsat_Salinas_v11, whole genome shotgun sequence genome harbors these coding sequences:
- the LOC111895525 gene encoding 60S ribosomal protein L23 → MSKRGRGGSAGNKFRMSLGLPVAATVNCADNTGAKNLYIISVKGIKGRLNRLPSACVGDMVMATVKKGKPDLRKKVMPAVIVRQRKPWRRKDGVFMYFEDNAGVIVNPKGEMKGSAITGPIGKECADLWPRIASAANAIV, encoded by the exons CGAAGCGAG GTCGCGGAGGTTCCGCTGGGAACAAATTTCGTATGTCACTTGGTTTGCCAGTGGCTGCCACTGTGAATTGCGCCGACAACACTGGTGCCAAGAATCTGTACATCATTTCAGTCAAGGGAATCAAGGGTAGGCTTAACCGTCTGCCATCGGCGTGTGTCGGTGATATGGTTATGGCCACCGTGAAGAAAGGTAAGCCAGATCTCAGAAAGAAGGTCATGCCTGCTGTTATCGTTCGTCAACGCAAGCCATGGCGCCGAAAGGACGGTGTTTTCATGTACTTCGAAG ATAATGCTGGTGTTATCGTCAATCCCAAGGGAGAAATGAAAG GATCTGCTATCACTGGACCAATTGGAAAGGAATGTGCTGATTTGTGGCCAAGGATTGCCAGTGCTGCTAATGCCATTGTTTAA